Proteins co-encoded in one Aggregicoccus sp. 17bor-14 genomic window:
- a CDS encoding Crp/Fnr family transcriptional regulator, protein MNDERPHASRALLLTGRWFGALPEPLREALLSLARVRTLRAGERLFSRGDPPCGLYCVLEGSIRASGVSESGREALLTLVEPPAWFGEISLFDGQPRTHDAVAEGATRVLQVPQAELLALLAERPEWWRELALLLCHKLRLAFVALEDLSLLPSAARLAHRLVLMAEGYGGLREGERRVLDVSQEQLARMLALSRQTTNQILKDLEARGLVQLTYGRIELRDLAGLRAAAQDALR, encoded by the coding sequence ATGAACGACGAGCGCCCGCACGCCTCCCGAGCGCTGCTGCTCACCGGCCGCTGGTTCGGCGCCCTCCCGGAGCCCCTGCGTGAGGCGCTGCTGAGCCTCGCCCGCGTGCGCACGCTGCGCGCAGGGGAGCGCCTCTTCTCGCGCGGAGACCCGCCCTGCGGCCTCTACTGCGTGCTGGAGGGCAGCATCCGGGCGAGCGGGGTGAGCGAGAGCGGGCGCGAGGCCCTGCTCACGCTGGTGGAGCCGCCTGCCTGGTTCGGGGAGATCTCCCTCTTCGACGGCCAGCCGCGCACCCACGACGCCGTGGCGGAAGGGGCCACGCGCGTGCTCCAGGTCCCGCAGGCGGAGCTGCTCGCGCTGCTCGCCGAGCGCCCGGAGTGGTGGCGCGAGCTGGCGCTGCTCCTATGCCACAAGCTGCGCCTCGCCTTCGTCGCGCTCGAGGACCTCTCGCTGCTGCCCTCCGCCGCGCGCCTCGCCCACCGGCTGGTGCTGATGGCCGAGGGCTACGGCGGCCTGCGCGAGGGCGAGCGCCGCGTGCTGGACGTGTCCCAGGAGCAGCTCGCGCGGATGCTCGCGCTCTCGCGCCAGACCACGAACCAGATCCTCAAGGACCTGGAGGCGCGCGGCCTCGTGCAGCTCACCTACGGGCGCATCGAGCTGAGAGACCTCGCCGGCCTGCGGGCCGCGGCGCAGGACGCGCTGCGCTAG
- a CDS encoding DUF962 domain-containing protein: MKTLVEHLAGYAAYHRDRRNIATHFIGIPMIVLGVQVLMSRTALTVAGLALTPALAASAAALLFYLRLDRRYGAVMALLLGLGLWAASGVAAQAHATWLGTGLGLFVVGWAAQFVGHVFEGRKPAFVDDLVGLLVGPLFVAAEAGFLLGLRTEVQREIEARLSPLPAAGR; encoded by the coding sequence ATGAAGACGCTCGTCGAGCACCTCGCAGGATACGCCGCCTACCACCGCGACCGGCGCAACATCGCCACCCACTTCATCGGCATCCCGATGATCGTGCTCGGCGTGCAGGTGCTGATGTCGCGCACGGCGCTCACGGTGGCGGGGCTGGCGCTCACCCCGGCGCTCGCGGCGAGCGCCGCCGCGCTCCTCTTCTACCTGCGGCTGGACCGCCGCTACGGCGCGGTGATGGCGCTGCTCCTCGGCCTGGGGCTGTGGGCGGCGAGCGGCGTCGCAGCGCAGGCGCACGCGACGTGGCTGGGCACGGGCCTGGGGCTCTTCGTCGTGGGCTGGGCGGCGCAGTTCGTCGGCCATGTTTTCGAGGGCCGCAAGCCCGCCTTCGTGGACGACCTGGTGGGCCTGCTGGTGGGCCCGCTCTTCGTCGCCGCGGAGGCCGGCTTCCTCCTCGGCCTGCGCACGGAGGTGCAGCGCGAGATCGAGGCCCGGCTGTCCCCGCTCCCCGCGGCAGGCAGGTAG
- a CDS encoding VOC family protein, with the protein MLKRISHVNLSVDDVEAARRFYGQLLGLEEIPRTEGQRRPGAWFRLGALELHLSHEPAPRNAESKRHVAFEVRDVDALREHLEDAGVPLEEGSPVIGMRRLFARDPAGNRLEFFVRVEAGPRCG; encoded by the coding sequence ATGCTCAAGCGCATTTCACACGTGAACCTCTCGGTGGATGACGTGGAGGCCGCCCGCCGCTTCTACGGGCAGCTGCTCGGGCTGGAGGAGATCCCGCGCACGGAGGGTCAGCGCCGCCCCGGGGCCTGGTTCCGCTTGGGCGCGCTCGAGCTGCACCTCTCCCACGAGCCCGCCCCGCGCAACGCCGAGTCCAAGCGCCACGTGGCCTTCGAGGTGCGCGACGTGGACGCCCTGCGCGAGCACCTGGAGGATGCCGGGGTGCCGCTGGAGGAGGGCTCGCCGGTCATCGGGATGCGGCGGCTCTTTGCCCGCGACCCCGCGGGCAACCGGCTCGAGTTCTTCGTGCGCGTGGAGGCGGGGCCTCGCTGCGGCTGA
- a CDS encoding DMT family transporter: MSPARRALFQIHFCVLLWGFTAILGKLITLRALSLVWWRMWIVTAALLLVPRVWRGLRAMSGRLWLAYAGVGAVVSLHWLTFYGAIKLANASVAATCIALAPVFLALVEPYIAGRRFAPRELVLGVAVVPGVALVVGGLSPQMRVGALVGAVSALLVAVFSSLNKRLVEHADPLVVTCVEMGTGALFLTLLTPLMPRDPGVALFPLPSAHDAGLLLLLAIGCTLVPFALSLVALRHLSAFGAQLVVNLEPVYAILLAIPLLGEQRELGPSFYAGVCIILGAVFAEPLLERARKRRTPAAGSTEGSQLGLRE, encoded by the coding sequence ATGTCGCCCGCCCGTCGCGCCCTCTTCCAGATCCACTTCTGCGTCCTGCTCTGGGGCTTCACGGCCATCCTCGGCAAGCTCATCACGCTGCGCGCGCTGAGCCTGGTGTGGTGGCGCATGTGGATCGTGACGGCGGCACTGCTGCTGGTGCCGCGGGTGTGGCGGGGCCTGCGCGCGATGTCCGGACGGCTGTGGCTCGCGTACGCGGGCGTGGGCGCGGTGGTGTCCCTGCACTGGCTGACGTTCTATGGGGCGATCAAGCTGGCCAACGCCTCGGTGGCGGCGACCTGCATCGCGCTCGCGCCGGTGTTCCTCGCGCTGGTGGAGCCCTACATCGCGGGGCGCAGGTTCGCGCCGCGCGAGCTCGTCCTGGGAGTCGCAGTAGTACCCGGCGTGGCGCTGGTGGTGGGCGGGCTCTCCCCGCAGATGCGCGTGGGCGCGCTGGTGGGCGCAGTGTCCGCACTGCTGGTGGCGGTGTTCAGCTCGCTCAACAAGCGGCTGGTGGAGCACGCGGATCCGCTGGTGGTCACCTGCGTGGAGATGGGCACCGGGGCCCTGTTCCTCACGCTGCTCACGCCCCTGATGCCGCGAGACCCGGGGGTGGCGCTCTTTCCCCTGCCGAGCGCGCACGACGCGGGGCTGCTCTTGCTGCTCGCCATCGGCTGCACGCTGGTGCCCTTCGCGCTCTCGCTCGTGGCGCTGCGCCACCTGAGCGCTTTCGGGGCGCAGCTCGTGGTGAACCTCGAGCCGGTGTACGCGATCCTCCTCGCCATCCCCCTGCTGGGCGAGCAGCGCGAGCTGGGGCCGAGCTTCTACGCGGGCGTGTGCATCATCCTGGGCGCGGTGTTCGCCGAGCCCCTGCTCGAGCGCGCCCGCAAGCGCCGCACGCCGGCCGCAGGGAGCACCGAGGGAAGCCAGCTCGGGCTGCGCGAGTAG
- a CDS encoding YciI family protein — protein MYALALLRYRRPLEEVLLVVDEHRAYLRGLAEKGLLLASGPFDPRSGGALLLRVPDGDVQASLDRIRDGDPFTLRGIAQYELLPWAPTIGKDALDRL, from the coding sequence ATGTACGCCCTCGCCCTGCTGCGCTACCGCCGTCCCCTCGAAGAGGTCCTCCTCGTCGTCGATGAACACCGCGCGTACCTGCGCGGGCTCGCCGAGAAGGGGCTGTTGCTCGCCTCGGGGCCCTTTGACCCTCGCAGCGGCGGGGCCTTGCTGCTGCGCGTGCCGGATGGGGACGTGCAGGCGAGCCTCGACCGCATCCGGGACGGTGATCCTTTCACCCTGCGCGGGATTGCCCAGTACGAATTGCTGCCCTGGGCGCCCACCATCGGGAAGGACGCGCTGGACCGGCTCTGA
- a CDS encoding response regulator transcription factor, producing the protein MPSTLIRVALLEPQALVRELLVMRLRAAGMQVAVAEAHPERLDVALAHAPADVALLCVRAAPGSVELIRGLQARHPRMRLLVVAPDPEPVFIESAWAAGARGVLCRRNHGPAELLRALRTLARGEARLGSELPHVPPIVAARGAMGLLPN; encoded by the coding sequence ATGCCTTCAACCCTCATCCGTGTCGCGCTGCTGGAGCCGCAGGCGCTCGTGCGCGAGCTGCTGGTGATGCGGCTGCGCGCGGCAGGGATGCAGGTGGCCGTGGCGGAGGCGCACCCGGAGCGGCTGGACGTCGCGCTCGCGCACGCGCCGGCGGACGTGGCGCTGCTGTGCGTGCGCGCCGCGCCCGGCAGCGTGGAGCTGATCCGCGGACTGCAGGCGCGCCACCCGCGGATGCGGCTGCTCGTGGTGGCGCCGGACCCGGAGCCCGTCTTCATCGAGAGCGCGTGGGCGGCCGGCGCGCGCGGAGTGCTCTGCCGCCGCAACCACGGCCCCGCCGAGCTGCTGCGCGCCCTGCGCACGCTCGCGCGTGGTGAGGCTCGGCTGGGAAGCGAGCTGCCGCACGTGCCGCCCATCGTCGCGGCGCGCGGGGCCATGGGACTGCTGCCGAACTGA
- a CDS encoding response regulator has translation MATRPLVLISDDEPLIVSSFARNARMFGLDVVSDTTSERVVELARLHKPKVIVLDIHQRVDGRDLLARLKQDPETRDSHVIVLTGVEDQFTRHVCFDLGAVDYEVKPFDSTFLMKVARLAGVDPYVPLAAAHAAPGHTA, from the coding sequence GTGGCCACTCGACCCCTGGTCCTCATCTCGGACGATGAGCCCCTCATCGTCTCCAGCTTTGCCCGCAATGCGCGGATGTTCGGCCTGGACGTCGTCTCCGACACGACCAGCGAGCGCGTCGTGGAGCTCGCGCGCCTGCACAAGCCCAAGGTCATCGTCCTGGACATCCACCAGCGCGTGGATGGCCGCGACCTGCTCGCCCGCCTGAAGCAGGACCCGGAGACCCGCGACTCCCACGTCATCGTGCTCACGGGCGTGGAGGACCAGTTCACCCGCCACGTGTGCTTCGACCTCGGCGCCGTGGACTACGAGGTGAAGCCCTTCGACTCCACCTTCCTGATGAAGGTGGCGCGGCTCGCCGGCGTGGACCCGTACGTGCCGCTCGCGGCGGCCCATGCGGCCCCGGGCCACACCGCGTAG
- the rpe gene encoding ribulose-phosphate 3-epimerase: protein MTRPVLISPSLLSSDFGRLAEEVRAVEAAGADWVHVDVMDGRFVPNITLGPVIVQAIKKAATKPLDVHLMIVEPEKYIEAFAKAGADILTVHAETCPHLHRTLQQIRQAGARPAVVLNPSTPLAMVEEVLGDVDMVLLMSVNPGFGGQSFIESTVDKVRRLRGMMDARGVKAHIEVDGGINAETAKRVVEAGADVLVAGSYVFGAKDYAKAIASLRPSK, encoded by the coding sequence ATGACCCGACCCGTGCTGATCTCCCCGTCGCTGCTCTCCTCGGACTTCGGCCGCCTCGCGGAGGAGGTGCGCGCCGTGGAGGCCGCGGGCGCGGACTGGGTGCACGTGGACGTGATGGACGGGCGCTTCGTGCCGAACATCACCCTGGGCCCGGTCATCGTGCAGGCCATCAAGAAGGCGGCGACGAAGCCGCTCGACGTGCACCTGATGATCGTGGAGCCGGAGAAGTACATCGAGGCCTTCGCCAAGGCCGGGGCGGACATCCTCACCGTGCACGCGGAGACCTGTCCGCACCTGCACCGCACGCTGCAGCAGATCCGCCAGGCCGGCGCCCGCCCCGCAGTGGTGCTCAACCCGAGCACGCCCCTCGCGATGGTGGAGGAGGTACTCGGGGACGTGGACATGGTGCTGCTGATGAGCGTGAACCCGGGCTTCGGCGGGCAGAGCTTCATCGAGAGCACCGTGGACAAGGTGCGCAGGCTGCGCGGCATGATGGATGCGCGCGGCGTGAAGGCCCACATCGAGGTGGACGGCGGCATCAACGCCGAGACCGCGAAGCGCGTGGTGGAGGCCGGCGCGGACGTGCTCGTCGCGGGCTCGTATGTGTTCGGCGCGAAGGACTACGCGAAGGCGATCGCGAGCCTTCGTCCCTCGAAGTAG
- a CDS encoding HD family phosphohydrolase yields MLTQPAAAPVPDLTRRLAKLTSILDVAKAMSAERDLELLLPLILFEASKVVEADRCSLFILDREKNELWSKVAQGAKSEIRLPVGSGIAGAVAETGAVINIPDAYQDERFNRTFDIQSGYRTTAILAVPMRDANGDVTGVIQALNKQGGGTFDAEDEELLLALGSQAAGAIENALLHEEINRLFEGFVSASVVAIESRDPTTAGHSGRVADLTVGLAQALEHLSTGPYGGTRFSGVELQELRYASLLHDFGKVGVREPVLVKAEKLYPQELEVLKARFQLARKDVQLQSYRRRLEAVSVRGNGALADIHAEEDARLGQELARLDEVLDFVLSCNRPTVLAQGGFERLAELGAQRFQDGYGREQPLLLPAEVQSLSIARGTLSELERKEIESHVEHTFRFLSQIPWTRALRRVPEIAYAHHEKLNGKGYPRAIPAVTIPVQSKMMAISDIYDALTAKDRPYKKAVPHALALDILGKEASAGHIDGDLFTVFVEAQVPQKSLAAVKLP; encoded by the coding sequence GTGCTCACTCAGCCCGCCGCCGCCCCCGTCCCAGACCTCACCCGGCGCCTGGCCAAGCTCACGTCCATCCTGGACGTGGCCAAGGCGATGAGCGCCGAGCGCGACCTCGAGCTGCTGCTCCCGCTCATCCTCTTCGAGGCGAGCAAGGTGGTGGAGGCGGACCGCTGCTCGCTCTTCATCCTCGACCGCGAGAAGAACGAGCTGTGGAGCAAGGTGGCCCAGGGCGCCAAGAGCGAGATCCGCCTCCCGGTGGGCAGCGGCATCGCGGGCGCGGTCGCGGAGACCGGCGCCGTCATCAACATCCCGGACGCGTACCAGGACGAGCGCTTCAACCGCACCTTCGACATCCAGAGCGGCTACCGCACCACGGCCATCCTCGCGGTCCCCATGCGCGATGCGAACGGGGACGTGACGGGCGTCATCCAGGCGCTCAACAAGCAGGGCGGCGGCACCTTCGACGCCGAGGACGAGGAGCTGCTGCTCGCGCTCGGCTCGCAGGCCGCGGGTGCCATCGAGAACGCGCTGCTGCACGAGGAGATCAACCGCCTCTTCGAGGGCTTCGTCTCCGCCTCCGTCGTCGCCATCGAGTCGCGAGACCCCACCACCGCGGGTCACTCGGGGCGCGTGGCGGACCTCACCGTGGGGCTCGCGCAGGCGCTCGAGCACCTGTCCACCGGCCCCTACGGCGGCACGCGCTTCAGCGGCGTGGAGCTGCAGGAGCTGCGCTACGCGAGCCTCCTGCACGACTTCGGCAAGGTGGGCGTGCGCGAGCCCGTGCTGGTGAAGGCCGAGAAGCTCTACCCGCAGGAGCTCGAGGTGCTCAAGGCGCGCTTCCAGCTCGCGCGCAAGGACGTGCAGCTGCAGAGCTACCGCCGCCGCCTGGAGGCCGTGTCCGTGCGCGGAAACGGCGCGCTCGCGGACATCCACGCCGAGGAGGACGCGCGGCTTGGGCAAGAGCTCGCGCGGCTCGACGAGGTGCTCGACTTCGTCCTCTCCTGCAACCGCCCCACGGTGCTCGCGCAGGGCGGCTTCGAGCGGCTCGCGGAGCTGGGGGCGCAGCGCTTCCAGGACGGCTACGGCCGCGAGCAGCCGCTGCTGCTGCCCGCCGAGGTGCAGTCCCTGAGCATCGCGCGCGGCACCCTGAGCGAGCTGGAGCGCAAGGAGATCGAGAGCCACGTGGAGCACACCTTCCGCTTCCTCTCGCAGATTCCGTGGACGCGCGCGCTGCGGCGCGTGCCGGAGATCGCCTACGCGCACCACGAGAAGCTCAACGGCAAGGGCTACCCGCGCGCGATTCCCGCGGTCACCATCCCCGTGCAGAGCAAGATGATGGCCATCTCGGACATCTACGACGCGCTCACCGCGAAGGACCGCCCCTACAAGAAGGCGGTGCCGCACGCGCTCGCGCTCGACATCCTGGGCAAGGAGGCCTCCGCGGGCCACATCGACGGCGACCTCTTCACCGTCTTCGTGGAGGCGCAGGTGCCCCAGAAGTCGCTCGCCGCGGTGAAGCTCCCGTGA
- a CDS encoding DUF2625 family protein, translating to MSGLVDQLVDKADPALPLLQSWVKAAAHPVELLPPTRSQAEVVLLSLGVSTRSVLGTVAYETGGLLVGGGWLRVLGAGHERLPRDLAGWNGIDASPPEPRLPGALLVADDAVGGFFAVNGGRFKGPHGHVHYLAPDTLAWESLERGYSEFVHWALTGDVDGFYENARWEGWDADLRGLSGEQGFSVYPPLWAPLPDGSVRSRKPASIEELWKAHSAPPKGNG from the coding sequence GTGAGCGGCCTCGTCGACCAGCTGGTGGACAAGGCAGACCCCGCGCTGCCGCTCCTGCAGTCCTGGGTGAAGGCGGCGGCGCACCCGGTGGAGCTGCTGCCGCCCACGCGCTCGCAGGCGGAGGTCGTGCTGCTCTCGCTCGGCGTGAGCACCCGCTCGGTGCTGGGCACGGTGGCGTACGAGACGGGCGGACTGCTGGTGGGCGGCGGCTGGCTGCGCGTCCTCGGCGCGGGCCACGAGCGGCTGCCGCGCGACCTCGCCGGGTGGAACGGCATCGACGCGTCTCCGCCCGAGCCGCGCCTGCCCGGCGCGCTGCTCGTCGCGGACGACGCCGTGGGCGGCTTCTTCGCGGTGAACGGAGGCCGCTTCAAGGGACCGCACGGCCACGTGCACTACCTCGCGCCGGACACGCTCGCGTGGGAGAGCCTCGAGCGCGGGTACTCGGAGTTCGTCCACTGGGCGCTCACCGGCGACGTGGACGGCTTCTACGAGAACGCGCGCTGGGAGGGATGGGACGCGGACCTGCGCGGCTTGAGCGGCGAGCAGGGCTTCAGCGTGTACCCGCCCCTGTGGGCGCCGCTTCCGGACGGCAGCGTGCGCAGCCGCAAGCCCGCATCCATCGAGGAGCTGTGGAAGGCGCACTCGGCGCCTCCCAAGGGCAACGGCTGA